From the Pseudodesulfovibrio indicus genome, the window TCAAGACCCTCACCGGCGAGGTCTTCATCGAGCGCAACGGGGAGAAACTGGTGGCCGAGGTGGGCGGCTATCTGCTTGAGGGCGATACGCTGGTCACCGGAGAGAACTCCTCGATCGGCGTCATCTTCCGCGACGACACCATCCTTTCCCTGGGGTCCCGGTCCACGGTCCGCATCGACCGCTTCGTCTTCGACCCGGCGGCGGAAAACATGAGTTTCCTGACCAACGTCAGAAAGGGCACCGTCCAGTTCATCTCCGGTCAGATGACCAGGCTCCAGCCCGGCAGCATGGTCGTCGAAACCCCGTTGTCCACCATCGGCATCCGGGGCACCCGTTTCCTCATCAAGGTGGACTAGGAGCGCGCCATGAAAAGACTCGCATTCATCTTCATCTGTTGTCTGATGCTGGCGGGCTGCGGCGGCCAGACCGTGGTCCTGCTGCCCGACCTCAACGGCCATGTGGGCGAACTGACCGTCAACGACAAGGAGGGCGAAGCCGTGACCCTGACCGAGGCCAACCAGTCCGTCAGCGGCTCCGGCAAGGTCACCACCCTGTCCGACGAACAGGTCCAGGCCACCTTCGGCGAAGCCCTGGCGGCCCAGCCCCTTCCCACGGCCCGGTTCCTGCTCTACTTCGCCAGCGATTCGGCCAAACTCAAGCCGGAATCCGAATCCGAAATCCCGGCCATCATAAAGGCCTGGAAGGACCGCGCCTCCACGGACGTGTCCGTCGTCGGCCACACCGACGCCCTGGGCGAAAAGCAGTACAACTACGACCTGTCGGTCCGGCGGGCGAAGAAGGTCCGCGACCTGCTGGTCAAGGAAGGCCTGCCCGAGGACATCATCGAGCTCACCTCCCACGGCGAGGAGAACCCGCTCATCCCCACGCCCGACGGCAAATCCGAACCGAGAAACCGGCGGGTCGAAGTCCTCGTCCGCTGATCCCCATCCCCAACAAAAAAAGCCCCCGCGCACCATCGTGCGCGGGGGCTTTTCACTGCCGCGTCCCCGTTAGCGAAGCCGGTCCGCAAACCCGCGATGGAACCCGTGGGCCAGGATCAGCGCGGCGGTCCGCTCCACGTCGTAGGGCACGAGACGCAGGGTCAGCGCCTGCGCCTCCAGGTCGAACAGCACGTACTTGGCCCGGTTGTCTCCGTCGCGCGGCTGGCCCACGGACCCCACGTTGACCAGGTGGCGCGCCCCGCCCTCCAGCACAGTCTCCCCCTGGGGCAGGGGATGCCGAACCGGCCTGCCCCGCGAACAGGTCCAGCGCATCAGGTCGTGGGTGTGGCCCACGAAGCAGACATCCTCGCCGTACCCGGCAAAGACCCGGTCCATGTCGTCCTTGTGCTTCCAGAGATATTCGGTCACCGAGTCCGGCGGCAGCCCGTGCACCAGCCGGCAGCCGTGCGCCACCAACGACTTGGGCCGCGAGACCAGCCACTGGTACGTGTCCTCGGAAATCATCTCCCGGGTCCGGCGCAACACGTCCGCCGCAGGCTGGTTGAAACCGCGCAGATAATGGATGTTGATCAGCCCCTGCTCATGGTTGCCCATGGTGCACTCCACCCCGCGCTCGCGCAGCAGGTCCACGCACTCCTGGGGCTGCGGCCCGTACCCGATCATGTCGCCCAGACAATACGCCGCGTCTGGCGAATGCGCGTCCAAATCGGACAGGACCACCTTCAGGGCCTCGAAATTCCCGTGCACGTCGGACATGATGGCGATGCGAGTCATGGAGGCAACCTACCCTCTCCCCCCACCCCGCGCAAGAGCGCGGGGTGGGGGGAGATATGCCTCCGGCGGCCAGAGGGGGAAACTTTCGAGAAAGTTTCCCCCTCTGGACTCCCCCTTCAAAGCTTTTTGGGTGCCTTCGGCAGGTATGTGCGGGGGCGGTTGGATGGAGTTTATCCTTGGAGAAATTCAAGCAAACGGGAAACATCTGCTCAAGCGGAATAGAAATGTGACCCGCCCCGCGAAGCGGCACTATAAAGTTTTGGAAAAGAGGGGGATGGGGGTCTGGGGGAAGGGGGAGAAAAACCTTTCTCAAAAGGTTTTTCTCCCCCTTCCCCCAGCCGCCGGAGGCGCTAATCCTCGTCCAAACCGGTCAGGTCGGCGATCTCAAAGCCGGACTCTTCGGCCTTGAGCACGCGGCGCATGAGTTTGCCGGAGCGGGTCTTGGGCAGCTTGTCGCGGAATTCGATGGATTTGATGACGGCCACGGGGCCGAGTTCGTTGCGGATGGTCTTCTTGAGTTCCTTGATCATCTCGTCGCCCGGCCCGAAGCCGTCGTTGAGCAGGACGAACGCCTTGGCGGCCTCGCCCTTGATCTGGTCGGGCACGCCGATGACGGCGCATTCGCAGACCGCCGGGTGCATGCCGAAGGCGGCTTCGAGCTCGGCTGAGCCGATGCGGTGTCCGGCAATATTGATGACGTCGTCGGCGCGGCCCTGGATCCAAATGTACCCGTCCTCGTCGCGGCGGGCCACGTCGCCCGCGTAGTACACGCCGGGGATCTGGGTCCAGTATTCCTTGTACCGGTCGTCGTCGTTCCACAGCCCGGTCATCATGGACGGCCAGGGCTGGGTGACCACGAGCAGCCCGCCCTTGCCGGTGGGCACGGGCTTGCCGTCCTTGTCCACCACGTCCACGGACACGCCGGGCAGGGCCTTGGTCACGGAGCCGGGCTTGAGCACGGAGATGGGCATGGGCGAGATCATGAACATGCCGGTCTCGGTCTGCCACCAGGTGTCGAGCACCGGGCATTCGGACCGGCCGATGTTCTTGTACAGCCAGATCCACGCCTCGGGCGAGATGGGCTCGCCCACGGTGCCGAGCAGCCGCAGGGAGGACAGGTCGTGCTGCTTGGGATACTGGGTGCCGAAGCGCATGAGCATGCGGATCATGGTCGGCGCGGTGTAGAAGATGGTCACGCCGTACTTGGCGACCACGGACCACAGGCGGTCGGCCTGGGGATAGTTGGGGTGTCCCTCGTACATGACCGAGGTGGTTCCGGCCATGAGCGGGCCGTAGATGCCCGCCGAGTGGCCGGTGACCCAGCCGGGATCGGCGGTGCACCAGAATATGTCGGTGGGCTTGATGTCGAAGACCGTGGTCAGGGTGCGGTGCACGCCGACCATGTAGCCCGCGTGGGAGTGGACCACGCCCTTGGGCGTGCCGGTGGTCCCGGAGGTATAGAGCAGGAACAGCGGGTCGTCCGCGTCCATGACCTCGGTGGGGGCCTCGTTGCGCTCCTGGCGCACCAGGTCGTCGTAGTGGAAGTCGCGGCCGTCCACCATGTCCACGCCGATGTTGCAGCGCCGGACCACGACCATGGTCTCCACGCAGTCGGCGCAGGCCCCGACCAACGCCTCGTCCGCGGTCTCCTTCAGGCTGATGATCCGGCCGTTGCGGTAGAAGCCGTCGGCGGTGATGAGCAGCTTGGCCTGCGCGTCGTTGATCCGCTTGCGCAGCGCCTTGGCCGAGAACCCGGCGAAGACCACGGAGTGGACCGCGCCGATCTTGGCGGCGGCGAGCATGCTGATGACGGTCTCGGGCAGCTGCGGCATGTAGATGACCACGCGGTCGCCCTTGCGCACGCCGAGGGAACGCAGGGCGTTGGCGAACCGGTTCACCTCGCGGTAGAGCTCGAAATAGGTGTATTTGCGCTGGTCGCCCGGCTCCCCTTCCCAGATGAGCGCGAGCTTGTTCTTGTTGGCGGTCTCGATGTGGCGGTCGAGCGCGTTGTAGACGATGTTGCAGCGCGCACCCGGGAACCAGCGGTAGAACGGGGCGTCCTTGTCGTCCAGCACCTGGTCCCACTTCTTGAACCAGTCCAGCTCGTCGGCGGCCTCCTCCCAGTAGCCCGTGGGGTCCATGGCCGCGAACCGGCGCGCCCCCTCCAGCTCCTGGGGGTTGACGTTGGCTTCGATGACCAACTGCGGAAGCGGGCGGAACACCCGTTCTTCCTGAAGTAAACTGTCTATTGCGCCTGACTGGTCCATATATCCTCCTCGCAGGGCCAACCGAAATCGGTTGTGCGAGTCTCCTTGATAACAGTTTCGCCGCGCAACTCCCGCCATATTCGGTCAGCGGTCGCAGCAGCGAGTTGAACGGTACGCCGGATGAATACGGCCCGTTGTTTCAAACAGCCTTCTACAGCCCGATGATCTTCTTCAGCTCCGCGATGCGTCGGCGGCTGATGGGCAGCTCGATGCGCGTGCGGCCCGCGGTGCGGAGCATGAAGTTGGAGCCGGGCATGCTGGCGATCTCGGTGACCATGTCCAGGTTCACCAGGTATTTGCGGTGCACGCGGAAGAACCGGTGCGGTCCGAGCCTGTCCTCCAGGTTCTTGAGCCGGTAGGAGGAGAGAAATTTCTGATTGGCCGTGTGCACGTAGGAATAGTCCTCGAACGCCTCCACGAAGATGATCTGGTCGTAGGGGATGAGGATGGTGCGCCCGTCCTGGTTCACGGCCAGCTTGTCGATCTCGGGCCTGCGGTTGCCGGTCTGGTCCCAGGCGGCCTGGAGCGCGGCCAGCAGCGAGTCCTGCTCCTCGTCGTGCAGGGGCAGCTTCACGGTCTGCTCGTCGTCGCCCTCGATCTCGTCGTCGGCGTCGGCGGTGTACGGGGCCGGGGTCGGCACCTCCCGGAACCGGGTCTTGAAGGTCTGGAGCCGGTCCATGGTCCGGGCCATGCGGCCCGGCGCGGGCGGCCAGAGCAGGTAGTCCGTGGCCCCCAGCTCGAAGGCGGCATAGGCCTGGGACTCGGAATCGGAGATGAACACCAGGGCGGGTTTGTTCTTGCGCCCGGCCAGCATCTGGGCCATCTCGATGCCGCTCGCCCCGCCCGGCAGGTCCACGCCCAGGAAGAACACGCCGTAGGGGATCGCCTCCAAGAGCTCCAGGGCCTCGAAGGCCGAGACCGCCTCGCCCAGCACCTGCATGAACGGCACCTCGTCCAGCACGTCGCGCAGGGCGGTGCGGACCTCTGGGTCGGGGTGGATGAGCAGGGCTTTGAGCTTGGGCATGTCGTCTCTGTCCGGGTTGCGTGCTGGAAGACTCTCCAATACTTCATCATCTCTACCCATATTCCAGCCATGGCGCAAGGCCGTTACGGTGAACGGCACGCCTGGTCCGGCAAACGGCCCGCCCTGCCGAAGGGCCGAAAGCCGCTGATTCCCCCAGGGCTGTCAAGTTGCTTTTCCCTGCCTCCCGCATGCTTTTTCCCTCCATTCTTCGACAAACTCCGATTTCGGCGAAAACCGGGGTTACGCTCTCCCGCAAACCAAGAAAGGACGGCCCGAGCAGCGGCCCGAAGGAGATGCACATGAGCGTATTCGCAATGAGGCTGAAGCACGACCGGAACGGTCGAATCGTGGAGAAAACCGAGAGCGTGGCCGGTCAGGCCAACCTCTGGAAGTATGCCTACGACAAGGCCGGAAACCTTTCGGAGGCGTACCTGAACAACCGGCTTATCTGCCAGTGTTGGTACGACCGGGACGGTCGCCGACAGCGGGATTGCTTTCCCGCCACCGTGGGGCCCGGCTTCCGCGACTACCGGTACACCCTGGACAACCGGCTGCTGAGTACTGGAAACAACGGATTCACGCACGACGAAAACGGGTTCCGCTCAATTTGGTCGAACGGCGGCACGTACCATCTGTACGAGTACGCGCCGGACTATCGGCTCCTCAAGATGGAAGTTGAGGACCACAGTCGCGTCTACACCTTCCGCCACGACGATCAGGGCCGGCGGGCAGCCAAGTACCTAAACGGCCAACTAGTCGAAGCTTACCAATGGCTTGACTTCATCCGACTCGGCGCGTTCCACGACGGGCGGCACGCCTACGAGCTCTCCTACCGCAAGGACGAGCGCACCCCCTACGCCATGCGCCGCGACGACGGGACCGTGGCCGGGCTGTTTTACGACCAGGTCGGCTCCCTGCGCCTGGTTGTGGACACACACGACAACGTGATAAAGGAAATCGTGTACGATCCGTTCGGCGGGATCATCGAAGACACCAACCCGTCCCTGCGCGTCCCCCTCGGTTTCGCGGGCGGCCTGCACGACCGGGATCTGGGCTTTGTCCGGTTCGGGTGGCGAGACTACGACACCTTCACCGGCAGATGGACCGCGCCCGACCCCATCGGGGACAGGGGCGGCGATCCGGATTGGTATGGGTACTGCCTGGACGATCCGGTCAACGGGGTGGACCCGGTGGGGCTTTTTCGGTTTGGTAAAAGAGGGTTGGGAGGACTGCCGCTGCTTGGCATTTTTTCCGACAACCAGATTGATGATTCCTTGAACACGGAAATCGCTCATGAACACGGATTTTATGAAGATGGTTCAGGTGGCGATGTTGGATTGTTCAAAGACGGCGTTCGGCACAATACGGAAAATATTCAAGATTATGAGCTGGAAGATAAGCATTATGACGACAAGCGAATGCGTCGGACGGTAGGCAGTCTGGGGAAACAAGAGTACAATCTGTTGGGCATTGGTGGGGAAAAAAACAATTGCCAGGACTATGCCGATAAGATGCGTAAGAGATATTGGCTGTTGGATCGAGGAGACCGCCAACGATAGTAAAAAGCCATTAAAAGGGTGGGGCGTTCAGCCCCACCTCATGGGCGCGAAATGAAAAAAACGGGCATATTGATTGTCGTGTTGCTGATTGTCTCTTTTTGGGCAAATTCACACAGAAATGAACTTGCAGTTTGGTTCAATAGCGATTCCTTCTACAAACCAATATTCATAGGCGACTTGGATGTATTGCACTCTGGGAGTACTGTGAGCGCCGAATTAACATCTGAATACGATGTCCGGCATGGTTTTTTTCTGACTTTCCCTTGTGATCACTTGCCCATGAACTTCTTCGCGAATTTGGATGGGTCCATTCAATACACAATTAAATCCGGCGATATAGTGTTGGTGTCGAAGGTTGTCTCGCCACCTCCACACCCAATGGGTGGCTTGAATGAAAAAGGCTGCGACATTGTATTATTTACCTTTGATCTTCCCTTTCAGGGGCACGACTCAGTCACTCTTGAAGTTGTGGTTAAATCTCCCATAACCAAGCTGGCCGCTTATCAGGATATTCGATGCGAGGTGTCCCCCGCTTATTGGCCCAAATAACGTTTGAAGATAAAGGCATTTCTCCTTCCATCAGCGCCACCGGATCGTACCTGGCGGCCAAGGCTAAGGACGGGCAAATGAAAATGATTGCTGGCCAGATATTCTTATCGATTGCCCTTGTACTATGCACTTGGGGCGGGTTGATGGATATCCGAAAATGGTACCGTACCCGACATATGGACCTTCGTCCGTTTTCATGGAAACGGTGGTTCAACAAAGATGAAGGCCTGAACCCGCGAGAGAAGCTTATCAACGGGATTATGGCATAATCATTGGTGCGTTTGCGGCATTGATCTTCCTGTCTTCTTTTTAGATTTATTGATACGCCCGAGGCAAAAGCCTCGGGCGCGTTTGATTTGTTGTGGCGAGTGTTGGGCGGTATTTTGCGGACACCAACCCGTCCCTGCGCGTCCCCCTCGGTTTCGCGGGCGGCCTGCACGACCGGACTGCCGCAAGCATCGCTGCTTTGTGTAAAAAAAACCGGCACACGCCGCTTGCACGGCAACACCCGTTTATCTATATTCAACCATCATGAAGAATCCCTACCTGAAACGAGTGATCAAGTTCCTGCATTCCCACGTGCTCATGTCGTTCATCATATACGGCGCCGCCATCGGCATCCTGGCTGGTGCCCTGTGGGGGACCTTCCAGTTCGTCAAGCCGCTGCCGCCCGACAAGGTGATCATGGTCACCGGCAGCGAGAGCGGGGCCTACTACGCCTTCGCCATGCGCTACAAGGCGTTCTTCGCCGGGCACGGCTATGATCTGGAGGTGCGCACCTCCAACGGCTCCATGGACAACCTGGCCATCCTCTCGGACCCGGAGTCCGACGTCCAGGCCGCGTTCATGCAGGGCGGCATCGCCAAGGCGGACGACCACCCGCATCTGGAGAGCCTGGCCGCTCTCTACTACGAGCCGGTCTGGGTGTTCGTGTCCAAGCGGCTCCGGCTGGAGACCCTGGCCGACCTCAAGGGGCGCAGAGTGGCCGTCGGGGCCGAGGGCAGCGGCACCAACCACCTGGTCTCCATGCTGCTCGCGGAGAACGGGGTGACCGCCGAGAACGCCGAGTTCCTGCCCGAAGGGGCGGGCATGGCCGCGCCCAAGCTCCTGAATCGCGAAATCGACGCCCTGTTCACCATCGCCGGGGTGGATTCAAAGGCCGTGCGCGAGCTGAGCGGGGCGAACCGCACCGTGGAGCTCTATTCCTTCGACCGGGCCGAGACCTACGTGCGCACCCACCACTTCCTGAAAAAGCTGACTCTGCCGCCGGGCGGCATCGACCTTATGCGCGACCTGCCCGCCGACGACGTGACCTTGGTCGCGCCCGCCGCCAACCTGATCATCCGCGATGATCTGCATCCCGCCCTGCGCTACCTTTTCCTGCTGGCAGCGGCCAAGATTCACGGTGAGGGCGACATGTTCGCCATGTCCGGCGAGTTCCCCAACGGCCAGGCGCTGCTTTTCCCCCTGAGCGACGAGTCCGCCAACTTCTTCAAGTCCGGGCCGCCGTTCCTGATGCGGTATCTGCCGTTCCAGGCGGCCATCACCGCCGAACGGCTCAAGATTCTGCTCATCCCCCTGCTGACCTTGCTCTTCCCGCTGTTCAAGATCACCCCGCCCGCTTACCGGTGGCAGATCAGGCGGCGCATCTTCAAGTGGTACAAGCACTTGAAGCGGCTGGACATGGAGGCGCTCGACCTCACTGATGCGGCCCGCGCCGAGGAGATGCTCGACCAGTTGAAGGAGATGGACCGGCAGGTGCTGGAGACGTCGGTGCCGCTTTCGTACACGGATAATGTGTATTCCCTGCGGGTGCATATTCGGCTGATCAGGACTCGGTTGGAGCGGATAGTGGAGAAGGCGGGGAGCGCTGGGTAGGAAAGCTGTTCCTTTTCTTTCTCTTGGAGAAGAGAGGAGAAAGAGGAGAGCCGTCGCTGGCGCTCCTCCAAGTTTTTTTGGAGCCCTCCCGGCGGGGTTCTTTCTTTTCCGGGCGAAAAGAAAGAACCAAAGAAACGCCGGGGGGGACATCCCCGCCCGAGTTTGGCCGCTGAGATTCCGATCCGCTCGGGGCGGCTCCATCCCATGAAAAGTAGAGTGCGAGCCTCCACGGGAACGCCCCTTTTAAGGGATACCGAGGGGCCACGAGAACGGAGCCGCCGCCCCTTCGCGGTCGGCTTCTAGGCGTCCAGAACAGGGCTCGCTGCGTGCTGCTTGGCGGTACGAAGGGCGAAGGAAGAGGGGCCTTCGGACGGGACTTCGGGGTAGGAGAGCCACTCTTTGAGGCTGCGCCTCAAAGGCGTTCCATGGGAGGGCCTTCGTAAGACTTGGCGGGGTATGAAAGCCGCTGTTTGGGGCTGTGCCCCAAAGACACTCCAAGGGAGGTCCGTTGGGCGGGGCTTGGGTGATGAGAGCCGCTGTTGGGGCTGCGCCCCAAGGCGCTCCGGGGTGCGATGGACGGGGCTGTGGAGGTGACGGCTGTTTGAGGCTGCGCCTCAAAGGCGCGAGAGGGGATGGTTTGGAGTTGATTTGCCCTTCCGCATTTGACCTCTTTTGCCATCCCCCTCACGCTCGGACGGCCTTCGTCCGAAGAGCGGTCATTCGGAAACCGGGGCCTAGAGCCTGTCTCAAGCGCCGAAGCGCAGCCCGACTGAGTCTGCCTCGGCAGACATGCCGTCAGGGCAGCGAAAGGCGCTTACAGGCTCTTGGCCACTGTTTTCGCGCCGCCGCACCGCAAGCGCACTTTTTGCTTACTTTTTGGGGCGCCAGCCAAAAAGTAAGGCGCTGTAAGAGCGCAAAACGGTCTATCTCAACAGGAAAAACCCCAGACGCGGACGCGCGGACGTCTTTACCGCGCTCCTCCCTTTTGTGCCTTACCACCCACGCTCGGACAATCCCGGCCCGGAGAGCGGTCATTCGGAAACCGGGGCCTAGAGCCTGTTTCAAGCGCCGAAGCGCAGCCCGACTGAGTCTGCCCCGGCAGACATGCCGTCAGGGCAGCGGGAGGCGCTTACAGGCTCTTGGCCACTGTTTCCGCGCCGCCGCACCGCAAGCGCACTTTTTGCTTACTTTTTGGGGCGCCAGCCAAAAAGTAAGGCGCTGTAAAAGCGCAATTGGATTTTCCGCAACAGGGGTACACCAGACGCGGACGCGCGGCCCAAACCCACCGCGCTCCTCCCTCTTCCTCTCATCCAAAAAAAGAAATCCATACACTCTCCCGCCAAATCCGCAGCCTCTCCGCGCCCCGCCTCTTCCGCCATCTCTTCCACGCTCGGACAATCCCGGCCCGGAGAGCGGTCATTCGGAAACCGGGGCCTAGAGCCTGTTTCGAGCGCCGAAGCGGAGCCCGACTGAGTCTGCTTCGGCAGACATGCCGTCAGGGCAGCGGGAGGCGCTTACAGGCTCTTGGCCACTGTTTTCGCGCCGCCGCACCGCAAGCGCACTTTTTGCTTACTTTTTGGGGCGCAAGCCAAAAAGTAAGGCGCTGTAAAAGCGCAAAACGGTTCATCGCGACAGGGGAACATCAGACGCGGACGCGCGGCCCAAACCGACCGCGCTCCTCCCCTCTTGCTCTTCCCACTTCTTCCTTGATGCAAAACAAAAGCCCCGTCCGACGAGTGCGTCGGACGGGGCTTTGCGCATTGTCTTCTAAAGCAGCCGGGCGGCAATCTCCGCAGCTGCCCGGCGCCCCGCCCCCATGGCCGAGATAACCGTGGCCGCCCCGGTCACGATATCGCCTCCGGCAAACACGTTGGGGATGGAGGTCTCGCCGGTTTCCGGGTCGGCCTGGATATACCCCCACTTGGTCAACTCCAGGTCCGGGGTGGCCTCAAGCAGGATCGGGTTGGGCCGGGTGCCCACGGCGATGATCGCCATGTCGCAGGTCACCTGCTCGGTCTCGCCGTCCAGACAGACCGGGGAGCAGCGGCCCGAGTCGTCCGGTTCGCCCAGCGCCATCTTCTGCACGGTCATGGCCTTGAGGCGGCCCTGGTTGTCGCCGTGGAAGGAGAGCGGGCCGCACAGGCAGCGGATCTGCACGCCCTCTTCCATGGCGTGCTCGATCTCCTCGCGGCGGGCGGGCATCTCGTCCTCGGACCGGCGGTAAACGATGGAGACTTCCTTCGCGCCCATGCGCAGTGCGGTGCGCGCTGCATCCATGGCCACGTTCCCCGCGCCGATGACGGCCACCCGCCGGGCCTTGTAGGCCGGGGTGTCGTAGTTGGGGAAATCATAGGCCCGGCCCAGGTTGACGCGGGTCAGGTACTCGTTGGCCGAGAACACGCCGACCAGGTTCTCGCCCGGCACGTTCAGGAAACGCGGCAGCCCCGCGCCCACGCCGATGAAGACCGCGTTGTAGCCCTGGTCCATGAGGTCCTGGATGGTGATGGTCTTGCCGCCCACCCAGTTGGTGTGGAAGGTCACGCCGAGCGCGCGCAACCCGTCCAGCTCGCGGGCGACCACGGACTTGGGCAGCCGGAACTCCGGGATGCCGTAGATGAGCACCCCGCCCGGCTCGTGTAGGGCCTCGAACACGTCCACCTTGATGCCGCGCCCGGCCAGGTACCCGGCCACGGTCAGGGAGGAGGGGCCGGAGCCGATGCAGGCGACCTTGACGTCCTCGCGTTCGAGCGCACAGGTGGACAGGTCCGTGACCTCCTCGCAGGCGCTTTCCGCGGCAAAGGTGTCGGCCACGTAGCGTTCCAGCCGCCCGATGGCCACGGGCTCGTGCTTCTTGCCGAGGACGCACTTGCCCTCGCACTGGTTCTCCTGCGGACAGACCCGGCCGCAGACCGCGGGCAGGGAGTTGGTCTTGCGGATGGCGTCATAGGCCCCCTGCAGGTCGTCGTCCACCAGGCAGCCGATGAATGACTTGATGTCGATGTTCACCGGACACCCTTCCTGGCACAACGGCTTCTTGCACTGCAGACAGCGCTCGGCCTCGATCAGGGCCTGCTCGCGGGAGTAGCCCAGGGCCACCTCGCTGAAATTTCCGGCCCGCACCTGGGCGTCCTGGTGGGGCATCGGCGTACGGCCACGAACTTTCTTCTGCTTCTTATCGGCCATTGCACTGACACTCCTTGCTGAACAACTCCATGGATTCCTCTTCCTGCTTCTTGAACTGCCACAGCCGGGTCTTGAGCTCGGCGAAGTCCACCTGGTGGCCGTCGAACTCCGGGCCGTCCACGCAGGCGAACAGGGTCTTGCCGCCCACGGTGCAGCGGCACGCGCCGCACATGCCGATGCCGTCGACCATGATGGAGTTGAGCGACACCGTGGTCTTGGTGCCGAAGGGCAGGGTCACGCGGCAGACCGCCTCCATCATCGGGACCGGCCCGATGGCGACCACCTCGGCCACCTCGTCCTCGGTCTCCAGGATGTCCTTGAGGACCTCGGTGACGAACCCCTTGTGGCCCTCGCTGCCGTCGTCGGTGGCGATGCGCACTTCGGGACAGAACGAAGAAAGTTCGGTGCAGAACAGGAGCAGGTTCTTGGAGCGCGCGCCGATGATGGCGATGACCCGGTTGCCCGCCTCCACGTGGCCCTTGGCGATGTGATGCATGGCCGCGATGCCGGTGCCGCCGCCCACGCAGACCACGGTGCCGGACTTCTCGATGTGCGTGGGCCGCCCCAGCGGGCCGCAGACGTCCATG encodes:
- a CDS encoding RHS repeat domain-containing protein; this translates as MSVFAMRLKHDRNGRIVEKTESVAGQANLWKYAYDKAGNLSEAYLNNRLICQCWYDRDGRRQRDCFPATVGPGFRDYRYTLDNRLLSTGNNGFTHDENGFRSIWSNGGTYHLYEYAPDYRLLKMEVEDHSRVYTFRHDDQGRRAAKYLNGQLVEAYQWLDFIRLGAFHDGRHAYELSYRKDERTPYAMRRDDGTVAGLFYDQVGSLRLVVDTHDNVIKEIVYDPFGGIIEDTNPSLRVPLGFAGGLHDRDLGFVRFGWRDYDTFTGRWTAPDPIGDRGGDPDWYGYCLDDPVNGVDPVGLFRFGKRGLGGLPLLGIFSDNQIDDSLNTEIAHEHGFYEDGSGGDVGLFKDGVRHNTENIQDYELEDKHYDDKRMRRTVGSLGKQEYNLLGIGGEKNNCQDYADKMRKRYWLLDRGDRQR
- a CDS encoding metallophosphoesterase family protein, coding for MTRIAIMSDVHGNFEALKVVLSDLDAHSPDAAYCLGDMIGYGPQPQECVDLLRERGVECTMGNHEQGLINIHYLRGFNQPAADVLRRTREMISEDTYQWLVSRPKSLVAHGCRLVHGLPPDSVTEYLWKHKDDMDRVFAGYGEDVCFVGHTHDLMRWTCSRGRPVRHPLPQGETVLEGGARHLVNVGSVGQPRDGDNRAKYVLFDLEAQALTLRLVPYDVERTAALILAHGFHRGFADRLR
- a CDS encoding LytR/AlgR family response regulator transcription factor translates to MPKLKALLIHPDPEVRTALRDVLDEVPFMQVLGEAVSAFEALELLEAIPYGVFFLGVDLPGGASGIEMAQMLAGRKNKPALVFISDSESQAYAAFELGATDYLLWPPAPGRMARTMDRLQTFKTRFREVPTPAPYTADADDEIEGDDEQTVKLPLHDEEQDSLLAALQAAWDQTGNRRPEIDKLAVNQDGRTILIPYDQIIFVEAFEDYSYVHTANQKFLSSYRLKNLEDRLGPHRFFRVHRKYLVNLDMVTEIASMPGSNFMLRTAGRTRIELPISRRRIAELKKIIGL
- a CDS encoding FecR family protein, with protein sequence MFRFLAKTIRAVAPTGSRSASLIVLLMLFLLAATPALAMDRAQTVGSIKTLTGEVFIERNGEKLVAEVGGYLLEGDTLVTGENSSIGVIFRDDTILSLGSRSTVRIDRFVFDPAAENMSFLTNVRKGTVQFISGQMTRLQPGSMVVETPLSTIGIRGTRFLIKVD
- a CDS encoding TAXI family TRAP transporter solute-binding subunit, encoding MKNPYLKRVIKFLHSHVLMSFIIYGAAIGILAGALWGTFQFVKPLPPDKVIMVTGSESGAYYAFAMRYKAFFAGHGYDLEVRTSNGSMDNLAILSDPESDVQAAFMQGGIAKADDHPHLESLAALYYEPVWVFVSKRLRLETLADLKGRRVAVGAEGSGTNHLVSMLLAENGVTAENAEFLPEGAGMAAPKLLNREIDALFTIAGVDSKAVRELSGANRTVELYSFDRAETYVRTHHFLKKLTLPPGGIDLMRDLPADDVTLVAPAANLIIRDDLHPALRYLFLLAAAKIHGEGDMFAMSGEFPNGQALLFPLSDESANFFKSGPPFLMRYLPFQAAITAERLKILLIPLLTLLFPLFKITPPAYRWQIRRRIFKWYKHLKRLDMEALDLTDAARAEEMLDQLKEMDRQVLETSVPLSYTDNVYSLRVHIRLIRTRLERIVEKAGSAG
- a CDS encoding OmpA family protein, with the protein product MKRLAFIFICCLMLAGCGGQTVVLLPDLNGHVGELTVNDKEGEAVTLTEANQSVSGSGKVTTLSDEQVQATFGEALAAQPLPTARFLLYFASDSAKLKPESESEIPAIIKAWKDRASTDVSVVGHTDALGEKQYNYDLSVRRAKKVRDLLVKEGLPEDIIELTSHGEENPLIPTPDGKSEPRNRRVEVLVR
- the acs gene encoding acetate--CoA ligase translates to MDQSGAIDSLLQEERVFRPLPQLVIEANVNPQELEGARRFAAMDPTGYWEEAADELDWFKKWDQVLDDKDAPFYRWFPGARCNIVYNALDRHIETANKNKLALIWEGEPGDQRKYTYFELYREVNRFANALRSLGVRKGDRVVIYMPQLPETVISMLAAAKIGAVHSVVFAGFSAKALRKRINDAQAKLLITADGFYRNGRIISLKETADEALVGACADCVETMVVVRRCNIGVDMVDGRDFHYDDLVRQERNEAPTEVMDADDPLFLLYTSGTTGTPKGVVHSHAGYMVGVHRTLTTVFDIKPTDIFWCTADPGWVTGHSAGIYGPLMAGTTSVMYEGHPNYPQADRLWSVVAKYGVTIFYTAPTMIRMLMRFGTQYPKQHDLSSLRLLGTVGEPISPEAWIWLYKNIGRSECPVLDTWWQTETGMFMISPMPISVLKPGSVTKALPGVSVDVVDKDGKPVPTGKGGLLVVTQPWPSMMTGLWNDDDRYKEYWTQIPGVYYAGDVARRDEDGYIWIQGRADDVINIAGHRIGSAELEAAFGMHPAVCECAVIGVPDQIKGEAAKAFVLLNDGFGPGDEMIKELKKTIRNELGPVAVIKSIEFRDKLPKTRSGKLMRRVLKAEESGFEIADLTGLDED